A window of the Alnus glutinosa chromosome 4, dhAlnGlut1.1, whole genome shotgun sequence genome harbors these coding sequences:
- the LOC133865687 gene encoding sulfated surface glycoprotein 185-like, which translates to MSTVLLLLLFLFNSCKFLYSYPSPSPSPCHHISPPQSPHNGNRHRHQRSPPQPLSPEWFYFYSPPPPSTPPYSPRHLQPSIPPRRPPAPPHPPPLVSEFKPPPPHFMPHVVPRPPRPPAWFYFYSPPPPSPPSSPKYSRPSYPPPLPPRRRLS; encoded by the coding sequence ATGAGTACTGTGTTACTTCTACTTCTGTTTCTCTTCAACTCATGCAAGTTTCTCTATTCATACCCCAGCCCCAGCCCCAGCCCATGTCACCACATCTCTCCTCCTCAATCCCCACACAATGGCAATCGCCACCGCCACCAAAGGAGTCCACCGCAGCCACTCTCACCAGAATGGTTCTACTTCTACTCGCCCCCACCTCCTAGTACTCCTCCATACTCTCCTCGCCATTTACAGCCGTCGATTCCACCAAGACGACCGCCGGCACCACCACACCCACCACCACTTGTGTCAGAGTTTAAGCCGCCACCTCCGCATTTTATGCCCCATGTAGTTCCGCGACCTCCCCGGCCACCAGCATGGTTCTACTTCTACTCACCCCCGCCGCCTAGTCCTCCATCCTCTCCTAAATACTCACGGCCTTCGTATCCACCGCCACTTCCACCTAGGCGTCGGTTGTCATGA
- the LOC133867072 gene encoding uncharacterized protein LOC133867072 isoform X1 has translation MLEAVESSINGGFSQLQSCGDSSEEELSVLPRHTKVVVTGNNRTKSVLVGLQGVVKKAVGLGGWHWLVLTNGIEVKLQRNALSVIEAPTGNEEDDDLEFEHIPWNGSDMGSDDTQKSHRSRHRMHKSSVSSHRTMSRSLSCDSQSKGSVSTPRGSLKVDLSKLEMAALWRYWRHFNLVDAIPNPSKEQLVDVVQRHFMSQQMDELQVILGFVQAAKRLKTVCK, from the exons ATGCTCGAGGCGGTTGAGAGTTCGATCAATGGCGGGTTTTCGCAGTTGCAGAGCTGTGGGGACAGTAGCGAAGAGGAGCTCTCAGTGCTGCCTCGTCACACCAAGGTCGTGGTGACTGGGAATAACCGGACCAAATCGGTGCTTGTGGGTCTTCAAGGTGTGGTCAAGAAGGCCGTTGGCCTAGGCGGGTGGCATTGGCTG GTTCTCACAAATGGCATAGAAGTAAAGCTTCAGAGGAATGCCCTGAGTGTGATTGAAGCTCCTACTGGTAACGAGGAAGATGATGACCTTGAATTTGAGCATATTCCATGGAATGGTTCAGATATGG GATCTGATGACACCCAAAAGTCCCACAGATCGAGGCATAGAATGCACAAATCATCCGTGTCATCTCATAGGACTATGAGCAGATCTCTCTCTTGTGACTCGCAGTCTAAGGGGTCTGTTTCTACTCCTCGTGGGTCCTTG AAGGTTGACTTAAGCAAACTGGAGATGGCTGCTTTGTGGAGATATTGGCGACACTTTAACCTT GTGGATGCTATCCCCAACCCATCAAAAGAGCAACTGGTTGATGTTGTTCAGAGGCATTTCATGTCGCAG CAAATGGACGAGTTGCAGGTCATTTTGGGGTTTGTTCAGGCTGCAAAGAGATTGAAGACTGTGTGCAAATGA
- the LOC133867072 gene encoding uncharacterized protein LOC133867072 isoform X2: MLEAVESSINGGFSQLQSCGDSSEEELSVLPRHTKVVVTGNNRTKSVLVGLQGVVKKAVGLGGWHWLVLTNGIEVKLQRNALSVIEAPTGNEEDDDLEFEHIPWNGSDMGSDDTQKSHRSRHRMHKSSVSSHRTMSRSLSCDSQSKGSVSTPRGSLVDLSKLEMAALWRYWRHFNLVDAIPNPSKEQLVDVVQRHFMSQQMDELQVILGFVQAAKRLKTVCK, from the exons ATGCTCGAGGCGGTTGAGAGTTCGATCAATGGCGGGTTTTCGCAGTTGCAGAGCTGTGGGGACAGTAGCGAAGAGGAGCTCTCAGTGCTGCCTCGTCACACCAAGGTCGTGGTGACTGGGAATAACCGGACCAAATCGGTGCTTGTGGGTCTTCAAGGTGTGGTCAAGAAGGCCGTTGGCCTAGGCGGGTGGCATTGGCTG GTTCTCACAAATGGCATAGAAGTAAAGCTTCAGAGGAATGCCCTGAGTGTGATTGAAGCTCCTACTGGTAACGAGGAAGATGATGACCTTGAATTTGAGCATATTCCATGGAATGGTTCAGATATGG GATCTGATGACACCCAAAAGTCCCACAGATCGAGGCATAGAATGCACAAATCATCCGTGTCATCTCATAGGACTATGAGCAGATCTCTCTCTTGTGACTCGCAGTCTAAGGGGTCTGTTTCTACTCCTCGTGGGTCCTTG GTTGACTTAAGCAAACTGGAGATGGCTGCTTTGTGGAGATATTGGCGACACTTTAACCTT GTGGATGCTATCCCCAACCCATCAAAAGAGCAACTGGTTGATGTTGTTCAGAGGCATTTCATGTCGCAG CAAATGGACGAGTTGCAGGTCATTTTGGGGTTTGTTCAGGCTGCAAAGAGATTGAAGACTGTGTGCAAATGA